From the Priestia koreensis genome, one window contains:
- a CDS encoding TetR/AcrR family transcriptional regulator codes for MGAKEIKHEAAFLFAERGYDGTSMSDIAKRVGIKTPSIYTHFKGKDDLFLSILEESAMSELVYVRQTFQQEQPFKQMIKELFYSYVHRYREDVMLRFWIRTSFFPPHELEKKVVSKFNHYLDKLENELKETFQEAIIDKKINDIDPERTATVFVALLDSVFIELLYGGYESVNRRVHALWTFFWESLQTKE; via the coding sequence ATGGGTGCAAAAGAAATTAAACACGAAGCAGCTTTTCTATTTGCTGAGCGTGGATATGATGGAACATCAATGTCAGACATTGCAAAGCGTGTGGGAATTAAAACGCCATCGATTTATACACACTTCAAAGGAAAAGATGACTTGTTTCTATCTATTTTAGAAGAGTCTGCGATGAGCGAATTAGTCTACGTACGTCAAACATTTCAGCAGGAGCAGCCGTTTAAACAGATGATCAAAGAGCTATTTTACAGCTATGTTCATCGTTATCGTGAAGATGTGATGCTGCGCTTTTGGATTCGCACAAGCTTTTTTCCACCTCATGAGCTAGAAAAGAAAGTCGTAAGTAAATTTAATCATTACTTAGATAAACTAGAAAACGAATTAAAAGAAACATTCCAAGAGGCCATTATCGATAAAAAAATCAATGATATTGATCCAGAACGCACGGCGACCGTTTTCGTAGCGCTGCTTGATAGCGTCTTTATTGAACTGTTATACGGGGGATACGAAAGCGTTAATCGTCGTGTACATGCGCTTTGGACCTTCTTTTGGGAGAGTTTACAAACGAAGGAGTGA
- a CDS encoding DMT family transporter: MNKYWLLVIAASFCEVGWVVGLKHANNIVEWIATILAIAVTFWALTYASSVLPTSTVYAVFVGLGTAGTVVAEMLFFGEAVNWLKICLIATLLIGVIGLKVVTKEEEATA; this comes from the coding sequence ATGAATAAGTATTGGCTTTTAGTAATTGCTGCCTCTTTCTGTGAGGTTGGATGGGTGGTCGGATTGAAGCACGCAAATAATATAGTAGAGTGGATCGCGACTATCTTAGCCATTGCGGTAACGTTTTGGGCCCTCACGTATGCATCAAGCGTTCTGCCGACAAGCACGGTGTATGCGGTATTTGTTGGGCTAGGAACGGCTGGGACAGTCGTTGCTGAAATGCTATTCTTTGGGGAAGCAGTAAATTGGTTGAAGATTTGCTTAATAGCAACTCTGCTCATCGGTGTCATCGGTTTAAAAGTGGTGACAAAAGAAGAGGAGGCGACGGCATAG
- a CDS encoding DMT family transporter — protein sequence MAWFALVIAGFCEVAGVFTMAKLNETKNKLYLVWLILGFAVSFSLLTYAMNTIAMGTAYAVWTGIGTAGSTVIGMLFLQEPRNVSRIFFTALVLASVVGLKLIA from the coding sequence ATGGCTTGGTTCGCGCTCGTAATTGCTGGATTCTGCGAAGTAGCAGGTGTATTTACAATGGCAAAGCTGAATGAAACGAAAAATAAGTTGTATTTGGTATGGCTAATTTTAGGGTTTGCGGTTAGCTTTTCTCTTTTAACATATGCAATGAATACCATTGCAATGGGGACAGCATATGCCGTATGGACTGGAATAGGAACGGCGGGAAGTACGGTTATCGGGATGCTTTTTTTACAGGAGCCCCGAAACGTGAGTCGTATTTTTTTTACAGCCCTTGTTCTCGCATCCGTAGTTGGCTTAAAATTAATCGCATAA
- a CDS encoding MDR family MFS transporter, translated as MVKNENHLRFVVAGLLLGILMSAMDNTIVATALGTIVADLHGADQFVWVTSAYMVAVMAGMPIFGKLSDMYGRKRFFLFGLSIFLLGSILCGTAQSIVQLSIYRAIQGIGGGALMPIAFTIVFDIFPPEKRGKMTGLLGAVFGSASVFGPLLGAYITEYINWHWIFYVNVPIGALSLFFIVRFYHESAKTTKQNIDWWGAITLVIGVVSVMFALELGGKKYDWSSWQIITLFAVFAVFIIGFFIAETKAKDPIISFWMFKRRLFATSQVLAFLYGATFIILTVFIPIFVQAVYGGSATNAGLILTPMTLGSVVGSAIGGIFQTKTSFRKLMSISIIAYIIGMFSLSTLTPDTARWMLTIFMILVGFGVGFSFSLLPTASTHKMEPQYRGSANSTNAFFRSLGMTLGVTIFGSIQGNTLADKLKDTFAGMGGAASNSFSSANSQSLFEPATRAKIPAPILDKIVDAMSYSITHSFALAVIPLLVAAVAVAMMGNSRIEINQTKASSTSK; from the coding sequence ATGGTTAAAAACGAAAATCATTTGCGTTTTGTCGTTGCAGGCTTGCTTTTAGGTATTTTAATGTCTGCAATGGATAATACGATCGTCGCAACTGCGCTCGGAACAATTGTCGCTGATTTGCACGGAGCAGATCAGTTCGTCTGGGTAACTTCTGCTTATATGGTTGCCGTTATGGCAGGGATGCCGATTTTCGGGAAGTTGTCTGATATGTATGGACGCAAACGTTTTTTTCTTTTCGGTTTATCCATCTTTTTACTTGGTTCCATTTTGTGTGGAACCGCTCAAAGTATCGTACAATTAAGTATTTATCGTGCCATTCAAGGGATTGGTGGGGGAGCGCTCATGCCGATTGCGTTCACCATCGTTTTTGATATTTTCCCACCTGAAAAGCGCGGGAAAATGACGGGTCTTCTTGGTGCAGTATTTGGTTCTGCTAGTGTGTTTGGCCCTCTTCTTGGGGCATACATTACAGAATATATTAACTGGCACTGGATTTTCTACGTGAACGTTCCAATCGGTGCGCTTTCTTTATTTTTCATCGTGCGCTTTTATCATGAGTCAGCGAAGACAACGAAGCAAAATATCGACTGGTGGGGGGCGATTACGCTCGTCATTGGAGTAGTGAGCGTGATGTTTGCGCTGGAGCTTGGTGGAAAAAAATACGATTGGTCTTCTTGGCAAATCATTACGCTGTTTGCTGTGTTTGCCGTGTTTATCATTGGATTCTTTATTGCGGAAACAAAGGCGAAAGATCCAATCATTTCGTTTTGGATGTTTAAGCGCCGTTTGTTTGCTACATCACAAGTTCTTGCTTTTTTATACGGAGCTACGTTTATTATTTTAACGGTCTTTATTCCGATTTTTGTTCAGGCTGTATACGGTGGTTCTGCCACAAATGCAGGACTCATTTTAACACCCATGACGCTAGGATCTGTGGTCGGTAGTGCAATTGGTGGGATCTTTCAAACAAAAACGAGCTTCCGAAAGCTGATGTCCATTTCCATTATCGCGTACATCATTGGTATGTTCTCGTTAAGTACGTTAACGCCTGATACGGCTCGCTGGATGCTGACGATCTTTATGATTTTAGTTGGATTTGGAGTTGGGTTCTCATTCTCACTTCTTCCAACAGCATCAACGCATAAAATGGAACCGCAGTATCGCGGCTCTGCGAACTCAACGAACGCGTTTTTTCGTTCACTTGGAATGACGCTTGGTGTAACAATTTTTGGCTCAATTCAGGGCAATACGCTTGCTGATAAGCTAAAAGATACGTTTGCTGGCATGGGAGGTGCAGCGAGCAATTCATTTAGTAGTGCGAATTCACAATCGCTGTTTGAGCCTGCCACACGTGCTAAAATTCCGGCACCTATTCTAGATAAAATTGTGGATGCTATGTCTTATTCTATTACACATTCATTCGCACTTGCTGTTATTCCATTGCTAGTTGCAGCCGTTGCTGTTGCAATGATGGGGAATAGCCGCATTGAAATTAATCAAACAAAAGCCTCATCTACATCAAAGTAG
- a CDS encoding PadR family transcriptional regulator — protein sequence MSIPLVILGLLMEGDKHPYQIQQIVNERQMKYYIKLAHGSLYYAFDQLEKKDYVEVVDVIKDTNRPDKTIYRITEAGKKEFEQLLMKQLEKKEHMQRPIYAALTFTSYADNEDVLCVLEKKREEASSLLGKMEWLYARKEKEEEIAKLYIVMRVIMHLKAEITWLEHLIEETKQGRLQHKDLPMLSTSLFGDNS from the coding sequence ATGAGCATCCCTTTGGTTATTCTCGGTTTATTAATGGAAGGAGATAAGCATCCTTATCAAATTCAGCAAATCGTAAATGAGCGCCAAATGAAGTATTACATAAAGCTGGCGCACGGGTCACTTTATTATGCGTTTGATCAGCTAGAAAAGAAAGATTATGTTGAAGTCGTAGATGTTATTAAAGATACGAATCGTCCTGACAAAACGATCTATCGGATTACAGAAGCGGGAAAAAAAGAGTTTGAACAGCTGTTGATGAAACAGTTAGAAAAAAAAGAGCATATGCAGCGCCCGATTTACGCAGCCCTTACGTTCACGTCTTATGCCGATAACGAGGATGTTTTGTGCGTGTTGGAAAAAAAGCGTGAAGAAGCGTCAAGTTTGCTTGGGAAAATGGAATGGCTGTATGCGCGTAAAGAAAAGGAAGAGGAAATTGCGAAGCTCTATATTGTTATGCGGGTCATTATGCATTTAAAAGCTGAAATAACGTGGCTAGAGCATTTAATAGAAGAAACAAAGCAAGGACGTCTTCAGCATAAAGATCTACCGATGCTTTCAACGAGCCTTTTTGGTGATAATAGCTAA